From Cupriavidus oxalaticus:
CGGCACAGCTGGAAGGCAGCGACCTTGTCCGACCACGCGGCGCGGGCCTTGGTCTCCGCGGCCTTGGCCTGCTGGGCTTCGCTGGGTGGCGGCAGCTTGGCCAGCGCGCCGGCACTCAAAGTGGCCTCGGCGGCCAGGGCGATCAGCGTCAGGGTGCGTGTCATGGTCGATGCTTCCCGAAGTATTGGTGTCCTGCGTGATCAAGCTTCGCCGGGGGTATGCCGCGCGGCCCGCCCGGCCGCCGCATCCGGACTGGCGGGACCGGTCGAACGCTGCGCGGGAATCTTGCCGGACTGGATGTCGTCGTACCAAAGCTCGTGATGCTCCTTGGCCCAGGCTTCGTCGACCCAGCCGTCGCGCATGGCGCGGTACGCGCCTTCCATGCCGACCGTGCCCATGTAGATATGGCCGCACGCCATCGCGATCATCAGCACGGCGGAAATGCCGTGGATCACGTTGGCGATCTGCATGGTCGCGCGGTAGTAGTCCATGCCCGGCACGATCATGTCGAGCACCCAGCCCGAGGCCGACAGCACGATGCCGAAGATAAACACGCCGACCCAGAACCACATCTTCTCGCCGGCGTTGAAGCGCCCGCTCGGCACGTGCTTGCCGGATGCCAGTCCGCCCAGGCTGGTGACCCAGCGCACGTCGTCGCGGCCCGGCAGGTTATCGCGCACGAACACCACGAAGGCGACGATCACCGACAGCGTGAAGATGGGCCCGACCACGTTGTGCAGGTTCTTCAGGATGTAGCTGAGCCAGCCGAACAGCATGTGCCCCATCAGCGGCAGCAGGAAATGCTTGCCCAGCAGCATGATGATGCCCGACACCGCCAGCACCACGAACGAGATCGCCATGGTCCAGTGGACGATGCGCTCCAGCGGCGTGAAGCGTTCGATCATGCGGCCGGTGCGCGGCTCGCGCAGCGGGATGGTGCCGCGCCACAGGTAGAAGCCCAGGATGGCCAGCGGCACCACCAGCAGCAGCCAGCCGCCCCAGACGGTGATCACGCCGTTGCGGAACAGGCGCCATTGCTGGCCGGTGCGCTGGATCAGCACGCCGGCTTCCTTGTCGGGCAGGCTGCTGTAGTGACGCTGGTCGGAGTTGACCTCGCGCCAGACCGGCGCGTTGTTGCCGGGCTGCGTGACGGTGCGTTGCTGCTGCGACTGGGCCTCGGCGGCGATGTCGCGGCGCGGCACGTTGAAGATGTTTTCCGATGCGATGCCGGCCAGTGGCTGGGCCGGATGCGTGGCCGGGTTGTTGGCATCGGCGCTGCCCGAGGCGGTGGCCGGGCCGGTCGACGGCCCCGGTGCGGGAGCCTGGGCCGCGGCGCTTCCGGCCACG
This genomic window contains:
- a CDS encoding formate dehydrogenase subunit gamma encodes the protein MTPSHNACRSGQGAGWRRWLAAGALALMAVAGSAAAQAPAPGPSTGPATASGSADANNPATHPAQPLAGIASENIFNVPRRDIAAEAQSQQQRTVTQPGNNAPVWREVNSDQRHYSSLPDKEAGVLIQRTGQQWRLFRNGVITVWGGWLLLVVPLAILGFYLWRGTIPLREPRTGRMIERFTPLERIVHWTMAISFVVLAVSGIIMLLGKHFLLPLMGHMLFGWLSYILKNLHNVVGPIFTLSVIVAFVVFVRDNLPGRDDVRWVTSLGGLASGKHVPSGRFNAGEKMWFWVGVFIFGIVLSASGWVLDMIVPGMDYYRATMQIANVIHGISAVLMIAMACGHIYMGTVGMEGAYRAMRDGWVDEAWAKEHHELWYDDIQSGKIPAQRSTGPASPDAAAGRAARHTPGEA